ACATAGGCCATGGCGTACTTCACGAACATGAACTTGCGGGTGAAGAAGTAGCGGAAGTTGCAGCGCGTCTTCACATACTGGTTGCAGCCCTGCTCGTGGGGCAGCTCGATATGCAGGCCCACGGAAACCCCGCCCGCCTCGGCGGCGCCCTTGTTGGCCGCTTCCATGACGCCGGGGCCGCCGCCGGTGATGACCCCGAAGCCCTTTTCCACCAGCATCCTGGCCAGGCGCTCGGCATCCCGGTATTCGGGGCTGTCGGACGTGGAGCGGGCCGAACCGAAGATGGACACGCAGTTGGCGTCCAGCTTGTTCAGCGTATCCAGGGCCTGGACCATTTCGGCCATGATGCGGATGGTACGCCAGGACTCCGTGGTCATGGCATTGAGATCGTCGATGACGTTCTGCCGGATCTCCATGAAAGCCTCCTTGTTGCGCGGATCGCAGGAAAGAAGAATGAACCTTCATCCTAAACTGCCGGGCACAGGCCGTCAAAGGTTTATAGGGGGGCCTTGCGCTTCCGGGGCAGGAAGCGCATAGTGAAGAATCACCCGCTTGCACCCGGCAAGCAGAACATCACCCCGGAGCACCCCATGAAAGTCCAGTTCCTTGGCGCTGCCCAGACCGTTACCGGCTCCTGTTACATGATAGAGGCCTGCGGCAAGCGTTTCTGCATCGACTGCGGCATGCATCAGGGCAACAAGGCCATCGAGGAGCGCAATCGCAATCCCCGTCCCTACGCCCCCGGCAATATCGACTTCATCCTTGTGACCCACGCGCACATCGACCATTCGGGCCTGCTGCCCCTCATGGTGCGCGAAGGCTTCAGCAAGCCCATCTACTGCACCAAGGCCACCAGCGAGCTGCTGGAGATCATGCTGCAGGACAGCGCCCACATCCAGGAGATGGAAGCCCAGTGGGAAGCCAAAAAATACAGCCGCCGCGGCCTCAAGAACCCGCCCGAGGCCCTGTACACCACCGAGGACGCCCTCAAGACCGCCGGGCTCCTGCACCCCGTGGGCTACCATGAGGACTTCGAGCCCGCCCCGGGCATCAAGGTTACCTATTACGATGCGGGGCACATCCTCGGTTCCGGTTCCCTGCGCCTGGAAGTGACCGAAGACGACAAGACCACCAGCATCATCTTCTCGGGCGACATCGGCCGCCCCCAGGCCCTCATCGTGCGCGATCCCGAAAGCCCGCCCAAGGCCGATTACATCTTCATGGAATCCACCTACGGCGACCGCAACCACAAAAACGAGGACATCAGCGACCAGGAGCTGGCCGACGCCATCGCTTACAGCTACAGCAAGGGCGAAAAGGTC
This is a stretch of genomic DNA from Desulfovibrio piger. It encodes these proteins:
- a CDS encoding TIGR00730 family Rossman fold protein; protein product: MEIRQNVIDDLNAMTTESWRTIRIMAEMVQALDTLNKLDANCVSIFGSARSTSDSPEYRDAERLARMLVEKGFGVITGGGPGVMEAANKGAAEAGGVSVGLHIELPHEQGCNQYVKTRCNFRYFFTRKFMFVKYAMAYVVMPGGMGTIDELSEAFVLAQTGRIRPFPIILYNASYWSGLLEWLRTSMANGRFINREEIDKLVTVCDTPEQVVEHLCKIVIL